In Cervus elaphus chromosome 29, mCerEla1.1, whole genome shotgun sequence, a single window of DNA contains:
- the LOC122685886 gene encoding LOW QUALITY PROTEIN: interferon alpha-2-like (The sequence of the model RefSeq protein was modified relative to this genomic sequence to represent the inferred CDS: inserted 4 bases in 2 codons): MDSEEEMGLETSIISVIIEEMKNDCPQNVPTPPSRQPCRAPSVPVALPVSLALGMLCSSPACSLGCELPASGGNLESFTCWSQMESVSTVSCLRDRTDXRSPQTLEDGXQAEKTEATAAVHGLLQLTSQLFSTSGSSAGRDESLLDRFLAGLDQQLEELDTCLREGRSTEHSPLGSENSRLAGKSYFQRISVYLKEKEYSRCAWEVVSAEIRRCLVFVNKLIGKLSK; encoded by the exons ATGGactcagaggaggagatggggttAGAGACGAGCATCATCAGTGTCATCATTGAGGAGATGAAGAACGACTG TCCTCAGAACGTGCCTACACCTCCCTCCAGGCAGCCCTGCAGAGCCCCCAGCGTCCCCGTGGCCCTCCCCGTGTCACTGGCCCTGGGGATGCTCTGCTCCAGCCCCGCGTGCTCTCTGGGCTGCGAGCTGCCTGCGAGCGGCGGCAATCTGGAAAGCTTCACGTGTTGGAGTCAGATGGAGAGCGTGTCCACGGTGTCCTGTCTGAGGGACAGGACTGA CAGATCTCCTCAGACCCTGGAGGACGG CCAGGCTGAGAAGACAGAAGCCACAGCTGCTGTGCACGGGTTGCTCCAGCTGACCTCCCAGCTCTTCAGCACCTCGGGCTCCTCTGCAGGTCGGGACGAGAGCCTCCTGGACAGATTCCTCGCGGGACTTGATCAGCAGCTGGAGGAGCTGGACACGTGTCTGAGGGAGGGAAGGTCGACGGAACACTCACCTCTAGGGAGTGAGAACTCCAGATTGGCTGGGAAGAGTTACTTCCAGCGAATCAGTGTGTATCTCAAAGAGAAAGAATACAGCCGCTGTGCCTGGGAGGTTGTCAGCGCGGAAATCAGAAGGTGTTTGGTCTTTGTCAACAAGCtcattggaaaactcagcaaataa
- the LOC122686305 gene encoding interferon beta-2-like: MTYRCLLQMALLLCFSTTALSMNYSLLRFQQRRSVAVCQKLLRQLPSTPQHCLEVRMDFQVPEEMRQAQQFRKEDAVLVIYEMLQQIFSILTRDFSSTGWSDTIIEDLLVELQGQMDHLEPIQKEIMQKKNFTTGDMTILPLKKYYFNVGQYLKSMEYNSCAWTVVRVEMLRNFSFLKSLTGYLRD, encoded by the coding sequence ATGACCTACCGGTGCCTCCTCCAGATGGCTCTCCTGCTGTGTTTCTCCACCACAGCTCTCTCTATGAACTACAGCTTGCTTCGATTCCAACAAAGGAGGAGCGTTGCGGTGTGTCAGAAACTCCTGCGGCAGTTACCTTCAACTCCTCAACATTGCCTCGAGGTCAGGATGGACTTCCAGGTCCCTGAGGAGATGAGGCAAGCACAGCAGTTCCGGAAGGAAGATGCCGTATTGGTCATCTATGAGATGCTCCAGCAGATCTTCAGTATTCTCaccagagacttctccagcactggCTGGTCTGACACCATCATTGAGGACCTCCTTGTGGAACTCCAAGGGCAGATGGATCATCTGGAGCCAATCCAGAAGGAAATCATGCAGAAGAAAAACTTCACTACGGGAGACATGACCATTCTTCCCCTGAAGAAATATTACTTCAACGTTGGGCAGTACCTGAAGTCCATGGAGTACAACAGCTGTGCCTGGACAGTTGTGCGAGTGGAAATGCTCAGGAACTTTTCTTTCCTGAAGAGCCTAACAGGGTACCTCCGTGACTGA
- the LOC122686310 gene encoding interferon tau-like, producing MTCLRALLRKAGDFHTCRSNKGNLSLSCLGYRIDFSFPQEQVSGGQLQEAQAFFVLHEMLQHSFNLFHTERSSAAWDTTILEQLRTGLHQQLDDLGACLGQVMGEEDSALGRTGPTLAMKRYFQGIHVYLQEKEYSDCAWEIVRVEITSQFLCVNKLLRKLRK from the coding sequence ATGACCTGCCTCAGAGCCTTACTTAGAAAAGCAGGAGACTTTCACACATGTAGATCAAATAAGGGCAATCTCTCTCTTTCCTGCCTGGGGTACAGGATAGACTTCAGCTTCCCTCAGGAGCAGGTGAGTGGCGGCCAGCTCCAGGAGGCCCAGGCCTTCTTTGTGCTCCACGAGATGCTCCAGCATAGCTTCAACCTCTTCCACACAGAGCGCTCCTCTGCTGCCTGGGACACCACCATCCTGGAGCAGCTCCGCACTGGACTCCATCAGCAGCTGGATGACCTGGGCGCCTGCCTGGGGCAGGTGATGGGAGAGGAAGACTCTGCTCTGGGAAGGACGGGCCCCACACTGGCCATGAAGAGGTACTTCCAGGGCATCCATGTCTACCTGCAAGAGAAGGAATACAGCGACTGCGCCTGGGAAATCGTCAGAGTGGAAATCACGAGCCAATTTCTCTGTGTTAACAAGCTCCTAAGAAAACTCAGGAAGTAA
- the LOC122685888 gene encoding LOW QUALITY PROTEIN: interferon alpha-3-like (The sequence of the model RefSeq protein was modified relative to this genomic sequence to represent the inferred CDS: inserted 2 bases in 1 codon), with protein sequence MGVRNGISHVMSANKDVTPICDSALPKCEFLGRLMINPPKFTFKKIKCNHRSLQVFRCLECVFAAFRQCNAKPPITPSPQNLPRPLSRQPCRAPSIPVALPISVLLALGMLCSSPACSLSSELPVSHGNLESFTRWSQMERVSIMSCLRDRTDXRFPQTLEDGAWLEKTEAAAVVHELLQLTFQLFSTTGSSAGRDESLLDRFLAGLDQQLEEVDMSLREGRTMEHSPLGSENSRLAGKSYFQRISVYLKEKEYSRCAWEVVSVEIRRSLLLANKLIGKLRK encoded by the exons ATGGGTGTGAGAAATGGAATATCTCATGTCATGTCAGCAAACAAAGATGTCACACCTATCTGTGATTCTGCCCTtcccaaatgtgaatttctgggcCGCCTG aTGATCAATCCTCCAAAATTcactttcaagaaaataaagtgtaacCACCGCTCCCTCCAAGTGTTCAGGTGTTTAGAATGTGTCTTCGCTGCTTTTCGGCAGTGTAACGCga AGCCGCCCATCACCCCAAGTCCTCAAAACTTGCCTAGACCTCTCTCCAGGCAGCCCTGCAGAGCCCCCAGCATCCCCGTGGCCCTCCCCATCTCTGTACTGCTGGCCCTGGGGATGCTCTGCTCCAGCCCCGCGTGCTCTCTGAGCTCCGAGCTGCCTGTGAGTCATGGCAATCTGGAAAGCTTCACACGCTGGAGTCAGATGGAGAGAGTGTCCATCATGTCCTGTCTGAGGGACAGGACTGA CAGATTTCCTCAGACCCTGGAGGACGGGGCCTGGCTTGAGAAGACAGAAGCCGCAGCTGTTGTGCATGAGTTGCTCCAGCTGACCTTCCAGCTCTTCAGCACCACGGGCTCCTCTGCAGGTCGGGACGAGAGCCTCCTGGACAGATTCCTCGCGGGACTTGATCAGCAGCTGGAGGAGGTGGACATGTCTCTCAGGGAGGGAAGGACGATGGAACACTCACCTCTAGGGAGTGAGAACTCCAGATTGGCTGGGAAGAGTTACTTCCAGCGAATCAGTGTGTATCTCAAAGAGAAAGAATACAGCCGCTGTGCCTGGGAGGTTGTCAGCGTGGAAATCAGAAGGAGCTTGCTCTTGGCCAACAAGCTCATCGGAAAActcaggaaataa